Proteins from one Triticum aestivum cultivar Chinese Spring chromosome 7A, IWGSC CS RefSeq v2.1, whole genome shotgun sequence genomic window:
- the LOC123154291 gene encoding uncharacterized protein encodes MMGPVEFANIMRRKYPNMADEFIGIILKEHNTRLRANMSEIRYTTQVDMLKLLDELAACLASKCICCQLAGLNTCRLIDNQPAGPNQNNCRELAQMPPAETSDTEGSSTGHVHQARKRVYVHTSDSNYDSTNIVSGQNKKQNSNEQGNSVKHINPVHLSLSPCQSSFPTDSSADLISLVYYHEQLFTNILSDYVNKSGVLFSQLSEKIPHPTQLPCKSFTPDPSPTKFLLLASKSDSSRIIAVCISNDSAANLSRIWIEHTTPRLLLLKGSTIREQIMGKEATSHECCALILRRIAQIERTNSKNHDGAIWRKFMEPDFTTMVIHNIDPTFVISV; translated from the exons ATGATGGGACCTGTTGAGTTTGCAAACATAATGCGCCGGAAATACCCAAATATG GCAGATGAATTTATTGGAATTATATTAAAAGAGCACAACACCAGGCTTAGGGCTAACATGAGTGAGATACGGTACACAACACAAGTGGACATGCTGAAACTTTTAGACGAGTTAGCTGCATGTTTGGCAAGCAAATGTATATGTTGTCAGCTAGCCGGTCTAAATACATGCCGATTGATAGATAACCAACCAGCAG GCCCAAACCAAAACAATTGTCGGGAACTTGCACAGATGCCGCCTGCCGAAACTTCCGACACCGAAG GAAGCTCAACTGGACATGTCCATCAAGCTCGCAAGAGAGTATATGTACACACGAGCGACAGTAATTACGACAGCACAAACATCG TTTCAGGTCAGAACAAGAAGCAAAATAGCAATGAACAAGGCAATTCCGTTAAGCACATCAACCCAGTCCATCTATCATTGTCACCATGCCAATCATCATTCCCCACAGATTCGTCTGCTGACCTCATCAGCCTTGTTTACTATCATGAACAACTCTTTACGAATATATTATCTGATTATGTTAACAAGTCTGGAGTTTTGTTTTCACAACTATCAGAGAAGATTCCACACCCCACTCAATTACCATGCAAGTCGTTTACACCAGACCCTTCTCCTACCAAGTTTTTGCTCCTGGCTTCTAAGTCCGATTCAAGCAGAATCATTGCGGTTTGCATATCCAATGACAGTGCTGCCAACCTGTCGAG GATATGGATCGAACACACAACGCCTAGGTTATTATTATTGAAGGGAAGTACTATACGCGAGCAGATTATGGGCAAGGAGGCAACCAGTCATGAATGTTGTGCCCTAATTTTGCGGCGCATAGCACAAATCGAAAGGACCAACTCAAAAAACCACGATGGTGCAATTTGGCGGAAATTCATGGAGCCAGACTTTACG ACTATGGTCATCCACAACATAGACCCAACTTTCGTCATTTCAGTGTAA
- the LOC123151534 gene encoding uncharacterized protein translates to MSSSSISRSTGGSSRRQSHTPVPYRQTPLAYEPAKFCLCAPRAKAPMWISWSDSNPGRRYLACPRGRSFGCGFFQWVDDEMSPFLTQLLLDLRNAVWALEAHNRILDRNVHGWRSPNVEHIQATAATWVEREEVLEDEVSKDDAMRLSSAAVCTGGYPSDRCQHLYQTGREGGGGF, encoded by the exons ATGTCAAGCTCGTCCATCTCAAGATCGACGGGCGGGTCATCTCGCAGGCAGAGCCACACCCCGGTGCCGTACCGACAGACTCCTCTAGCATACGAGCCGGCGAAGTTTTGCTTGTGCGCTCCGAGGGCAAAAGCGCCGATGTGGATCTCGTGGAGTGATTCCAACCCAGGGAGGAGATACCTTGCCTGTCCAAGGGGGAGG TCTTTTGGTTGTGGTTTCTTTCAGTGGGTGGACGATGAGATGAGCCCGTTTTTGACTCAACTGTTGCTGGATCTGAGGAATGCTGTGTGGGCTCTAGAGGCGCATAACCGAATCCTTGACCGCAACGTGCATGGTTGGCGCAGCCCAAATGTCGAGCATATCCAAGCCACTGCAGCCACCTGGGTTGAGCGTGAGGAAGTGCTTGAGGATGAAGTGTCCAAAGATGACGCCATGCGCCTCTCGAGTGCTGCTGTTTGCACTGGTGGCTACCCTAGTGATCGGTGCCAGCATCTTTACCAAActgggagggagggggggggggggttctga